Proteins encoded together in one Planctomyces sp. SH-PL14 window:
- a CDS encoding aminotransferase class I/II-fold pyridoxal phosphate-dependent enzyme, producing MWSRVRVDIAWGDLIGGVVRGLLGGDPVAAREELERGWSAGQGDALAALSVRSGFDLLLQALPLSPGDEVLMSAVTIPAMPAIAAAHGLVPVPVDVVGSDFRVDLAALRRAVRPRSRVLVVAHLFGARPQMGEVCAVAREHGLFVVEDCAQAWCGTAWRGTPEADASLFSFGTIKTATAAGGALCRVRDAELLARMRSIQSRQPLQPRRAFLLKLLKCGALKGLSARPVYGLLAAWARRTGRRIDDVLGPLARGFPGPVRLEPLRRRPCAGLLRLMARRLETYDPRRIEARIETARRYIDWLGLAETHPELLTTPHSFWLFPLVDDRPEERTAEFARRGIDAAQRGRLEVIPAPPGRSELKCPSAKDLLQRTVLLPCYGGVPVPSPRLRPKVVARA from the coding sequence ATGTGGAGTCGCGTGCGGGTGGATATCGCGTGGGGGGACCTGATCGGCGGGGTCGTTCGTGGACTGTTGGGGGGCGATCCGGTTGCGGCTCGGGAGGAACTGGAGAGAGGTTGGTCCGCGGGACAGGGGGATGCGCTGGCGGCGCTGTCGGTCCGGAGCGGGTTCGACCTGCTGCTGCAGGCGCTCCCCCTGAGCCCCGGGGATGAAGTCCTGATGAGCGCGGTCACGATCCCCGCCATGCCGGCGATTGCGGCCGCGCACGGGCTCGTCCCGGTGCCCGTGGATGTTGTGGGAAGCGACTTTCGAGTGGACCTGGCGGCGCTGCGGCGGGCGGTGAGACCGCGGTCGCGGGTGCTCGTCGTGGCGCATCTCTTTGGGGCACGGCCGCAGATGGGGGAGGTGTGCGCCGTGGCTCGCGAGCATGGACTGTTTGTCGTGGAAGATTGTGCCCAGGCGTGGTGCGGGACCGCTTGGCGGGGGACTCCGGAGGCGGATGCGAGCCTGTTCAGCTTCGGAACGATCAAGACCGCGACCGCCGCGGGCGGGGCGCTCTGTCGCGTTCGCGACGCGGAACTGCTGGCGCGGATGCGATCGATCCAATCACGGCAGCCTCTGCAGCCTCGGCGGGCGTTCCTACTGAAATTGCTGAAATGCGGGGCGCTGAAGGGGCTGTCGGCGCGGCCCGTGTATGGTCTCCTGGCCGCATGGGCGCGGCGGACGGGCCGGCGCATCGATGACGTTCTGGGCCCGCTGGCCCGCGGTTTTCCGGGGCCGGTCCGCCTGGAGCCGTTGCGGCGGAGACCGTGCGCGGGGCTGCTGCGGCTGATGGCGCGGCGGTTGGAGACGTACGATCCCCGGCGGATCGAGGCCCGCATCGAGACCGCGCGGCGGTACATCGACTGGCTGGGACTGGCGGAGACGCACCCGGAGCTTCTCACGACGCCGCACAGCTTCTGGCTGTTTCCGCTGGTGGACGATCGTCCCGAGGAGCGGACGGCGGAGTTCGCGAGACGCGGCATCGACGCGGCGCAGCGCGGGCGGCTGGAGGTGATTCCCGCACCGCCGGGGCGGTCGGAACTGAAGTGCCCGTCGGCGAAGGATCTGCTGCAGCGGACGGTTCTGCTCCCCTGCTACGGGGGTGTGCCGGTGCCGTCGCCCCGGTTGCGGCCGAAGGTGGTGGCCAGGGCGTAA
- a CDS encoding M23 family metallopeptidase, translating to MNSPQGDAATRSAPAVTRCLSLAMRRHDDSYRYALPYRFGERYEVSQGYHGAKSHTVESRYSIDFAMPERTVICAARDGKVIEVIDHYDRGGWYTSLKSQCNFVEIAHADGTVAVYAHLVCQGSRVAEGDVVHRGQPIALSGNTGWSDRPHLHFHVLGPDGVQLPTVFSTRDAARETLVEGEVYAHPGDESWLEWCWCRLCGLVVG from the coding sequence ATGAACTCTCCACAAGGCGACGCCGCGACCCGTTCCGCGCCAGCAGTGACGCGATGCTTATCGCTCGCCATGCGACGTCATGACGATTCCTATCGTTATGCCCTCCCGTACCGCTTTGGCGAACGGTACGAGGTCAGCCAGGGATATCACGGCGCGAAGTCCCATACAGTGGAGAGCCGGTACTCCATCGACTTTGCGATGCCGGAACGAACGGTGATCTGCGCGGCGCGCGACGGGAAGGTTATCGAGGTCATCGATCACTACGATCGGGGAGGGTGGTACACGTCGCTGAAGTCCCAATGCAACTTTGTCGAGATCGCCCATGCGGATGGGACGGTCGCCGTCTATGCGCACCTCGTGTGTCAGGGGAGCCGGGTCGCCGAGGGGGACGTCGTTCATCGAGGCCAACCGATCGCGCTGTCGGGCAATACGGGATGGTCGGACAGGCCGCACCTGCATTTTCACGTGCTCGGCCCGGACGGCGTTCAATTGCCGACGGTCTTTTCCACGCGGGACGCGGCTCGAGAGACTTTGGTCGAGGGCGAGGTCTACGCCCATCCCGGCGACGAGTCCTGGCTGGAGTGGTGCTGGTGCCGTCTCTGCGGCCTCGTGGTGGGCTGA
- a CDS encoding M56 family metallopeptidase has protein sequence MSITSDPGRLEALLTWAANILLLVTVQTTPLLAIAAPFRRQPATRHAALLLGLILLLLSPALAALIPGSNLGLLKVPTLATAHSEPLVSQSATTASPPAEPAAAIAPTASFGAATSPPLPRVAAPQPGITVDAPLTPTTSDGTSPQPMQSLPASFRAAGSNTSLLRPLLLGLLAVWGAGTALLLSRLLWTCTRLAALLREATSNEDTALATTFAALQGPRHAELVISNRVAGPVAAGWPTPRIVWPARLVGRLTPDEIRNILVHELAHIRRRDQAIVLLQNVAAALLWIHPLTHVLNRALSRAREELCDNAVLTTTDTVSYSRTLLNLAQSISTARPQPATVGFLDAPWRLEHRIAGLLHHRRDRAARLSRRGRILVAAAALAAAGISPFATLNRAAAEPSPDTPTAPRPIPSPKASGGAPMTTPSPNQPSSPAAPKEPIPAPTTPPVGQAPDPGLPHATWEGRVVDANGRPAVASVAILGILGGNRGSTRRLFAETTADAEGRFHLDIPTASPRTHRELQLVAWASGFAITWQAIDPQTSKMDCHLTLGPAEPLTIQFVNGQGNPTPNIPVTLTGITRTRKDEFPTRLDGLKSLETEPLLRNIPLQWTTDAEGRITIPIIPPDHGVFLRAGGTDGFFRHHLSVNTGLEEERGPHDSTYRGTVRNVARGETARIPLMPAKTIAGVILLGETQKPAAAVRLTVMSSEQRFGSSIGYEARTDAEGRFRVTPYAGIQFSIHAEAPEGTGYFSRWLHELDGGPGQKGQALEIRLRPGRLFRGIVTDATTGKPIAEATVQYQLQRGMQRPPEDEPSGWSTMVPTDAQGRFQIVVGMGPGTLLVHAPVGSSYVLHEKGSRELVHGTAGGTRTYAHAFLPIAPATSLKPPEELTPPEPLAVQLEPAGSGEVRLIDPEGRPIKQSIQTSRLDIHPLHSVWRCYGQKPAPGPVEIHGLVAGQSVPVWFLDPERGLGTVATVSLDNPRPTVQLQPCASARVRYLNPDGTPVKKGANLGIHLVVTPGATRFTRGPDLEADEDFSDNFDQETPRSSQTDAEGRVLYSHLVPGGTYRINSFTKDEHPKVEREFVAEAGKVHDLGDIQFDTVP, from the coding sequence ATGAGCATCACCTCAGACCCCGGCCGTCTCGAAGCCCTTCTCACATGGGCCGCCAACATCCTCCTGCTCGTCACGGTCCAGACGACGCCCCTCCTCGCCATCGCGGCTCCCTTCCGTCGCCAACCCGCCACGCGGCACGCGGCCCTCCTGCTCGGGCTGATCCTCCTGCTCCTCAGCCCCGCCCTCGCGGCTCTCATCCCCGGCTCGAACCTCGGACTGCTGAAGGTCCCCACGCTAGCGACCGCTCATTCCGAGCCCCTGGTATCGCAGTCCGCTACCACCGCCAGCCCTCCCGCGGAACCCGCAGCCGCCATTGCCCCGACCGCCTCCTTCGGCGCCGCCACCAGCCCCCCTCTGCCACGCGTCGCCGCGCCGCAACCTGGCATCACAGTCGACGCCCCCCTCACTCCAACAACGAGCGACGGCACTTCGCCCCAACCGATGCAGAGCCTACCCGCTTCTTTCAGAGCGGCCGGAAGCAACACGTCCCTCCTTCGCCCACTCCTGCTCGGCCTCCTTGCCGTGTGGGGCGCCGGAACGGCACTCCTGCTCTCCCGGCTCCTGTGGACCTGCACCCGCCTCGCCGCCCTGCTCCGCGAAGCCACGAGCAACGAAGACACCGCGCTCGCCACAACGTTCGCCGCCCTCCAGGGCCCGCGGCACGCCGAACTCGTGATCTCGAACCGAGTCGCCGGCCCCGTCGCCGCCGGCTGGCCCACGCCGCGGATCGTCTGGCCGGCCCGCCTCGTCGGCCGCCTCACTCCCGACGAGATCCGGAACATTCTCGTTCACGAACTTGCCCACATCCGCCGTAGAGACCAGGCCATCGTCCTGCTCCAGAACGTCGCGGCCGCTCTCCTGTGGATCCACCCCCTGACGCACGTGCTGAACCGCGCCCTGTCCCGAGCTCGCGAAGAGCTCTGCGACAACGCGGTCCTCACCACCACCGATACCGTCTCCTACAGCCGGACGCTCCTGAACCTCGCCCAGTCGATCTCAACCGCCCGTCCGCAACCGGCCACGGTCGGCTTCCTCGACGCCCCCTGGCGGCTCGAACACCGGATCGCCGGACTCCTCCACCACCGCCGCGACCGAGCCGCGCGCCTCAGCCGCCGGGGACGGATCCTCGTCGCCGCGGCCGCACTGGCCGCGGCCGGAATCTCCCCCTTCGCCACGCTCAACCGCGCCGCCGCCGAACCGTCTCCCGACACCCCGACCGCCCCCCGTCCCATCCCATCACCGAAGGCCAGCGGAGGCGCTCCCATGACAACACCCTCTCCCAATCAGCCCTCATCCCCCGCCGCGCCGAAGGAGCCGATCCCCGCACCGACGACACCCCCGGTCGGCCAGGCCCCCGATCCGGGACTCCCGCACGCCACCTGGGAAGGACGCGTCGTCGACGCCAACGGCCGCCCGGCCGTCGCCAGCGTGGCGATCCTCGGTATCCTAGGGGGCAACCGCGGCTCCACCCGCCGCCTCTTCGCCGAAACGACGGCCGACGCCGAAGGCCGGTTCCACCTCGACATCCCGACCGCCTCCCCGCGCACGCACCGGGAACTCCAACTGGTCGCGTGGGCTTCCGGTTTCGCCATTACATGGCAAGCCATCGACCCACAGACGTCCAAGATGGATTGCCACCTCACTCTTGGCCCCGCGGAGCCACTGACGATCCAGTTCGTGAATGGCCAGGGCAACCCCACGCCCAATATTCCCGTGACACTCACGGGAATCACACGCACGCGAAAAGATGAGTTCCCGACCCGGCTCGACGGACTGAAGTCGCTGGAGACCGAGCCCCTGCTGCGGAACATCCCGCTTCAGTGGACCACCGACGCCGAGGGCCGCATCACGATCCCCATCATCCCGCCGGACCACGGCGTCTTTCTCCGGGCGGGCGGAACGGATGGATTCTTCCGGCACCACCTCTCCGTCAACACTGGCCTTGAGGAGGAGCGGGGGCCGCACGACTCCACCTACCGCGGCACGGTCCGGAACGTCGCTCGCGGAGAGACGGCCAGGATCCCCCTCATGCCGGCCAAGACGATCGCGGGCGTGATCCTGCTCGGCGAGACCCAGAAGCCGGCGGCCGCGGTGCGGCTCACGGTGATGTCCAGCGAACAACGCTTCGGGTCATCAATCGGGTACGAAGCCCGGACCGATGCCGAAGGCCGCTTCCGCGTCACGCCCTATGCCGGCATTCAGTTCTCGATTCACGCCGAAGCCCCTGAGGGGACCGGCTACTTTTCCCGCTGGTTGCACGAACTCGACGGCGGGCCGGGGCAGAAGGGACAGGCTCTCGAGATCCGTTTGAGGCCGGGGCGTCTCTTCCGCGGCATCGTCACCGACGCCACGACCGGAAAACCGATCGCGGAGGCTACGGTCCAGTATCAGCTCCAGCGAGGAATGCAGCGTCCGCCGGAGGATGAACCGTCGGGCTGGTCGACGATGGTGCCCACCGATGCGCAGGGTCGATTCCAGATCGTCGTCGGAATGGGACCGGGAACGCTCCTCGTCCATGCCCCCGTCGGATCCAGCTACGTCCTGCACGAAAAGGGCTCCCGCGAGTTGGTGCATGGCACCGCCGGAGGGACACGGACGTACGCCCACGCGTTCCTTCCCATCGCTCCGGCCACGTCGCTCAAGCCGCCGGAAGAGCTCACGCCGCCTGAGCCCCTCGCGGTCCAACTGGAACCGGCCGGCAGCGGCGAAGTCCGGTTGATCGATCCTGAAGGAAGGCCGATCAAGCAATCGATCCAAACCTCGCGTCTCGATATCCATCCGCTGCATAGTGTCTGGCGCTGCTACGGCCAAAAGCCCGCCCCCGGCCCGGTGGAGATCCACGGGCTCGTCGCGGGCCAGTCGGTTCCGGTCTGGTTCCTGGACCCCGAGCGCGGCCTCGGAACAGTGGCGACGGTTTCGCTCGACAATCCCCGGCCGACGGTCCAGCTCCAGCCATGCGCTTCGGCCCGGGTCCGCTATCTCAATCCCGACGGCACCCCCGTCAAGAAGGGAGCCAACCTGGGGATCCATCTGGTCGTCACGCCGGGGGCAACGCGGTTCACGCGTGGTCCAGACCTCGAGGCGGACGAAGACTTCAGCGACAACTTCGACCAAGAGACGCCACGGTCGAGCCAGACCGATGCGGAGGGCCGAGTGCTCTATTCTCACCTGGTCCCCGGCGGAACCTATCGAATCAACTCGTTCACCAAAGACGAGCATCCGAAGGTCGAACGGGAGTTCGTGGCGGAAGCGGGAAAAGTCCACGACCTGGGCGACATTCAGTTCGACACAGTCCCCTGA
- a CDS encoding BlaI/MecI/CopY family transcriptional regulator: protein MAKKDAPPLTDAQREIMEIVWAEREVTVSQVWTTLSPKRDVARNTVQTLIVRLEEKGWLTHREEGRLFLYSAARPRTTSLGASVARMIDHLFAGSPENMLMAMMEYRGLSDDEKERIRALIDNATPKPTPKRGRKAL, encoded by the coding sequence ATGGCCAAGAAAGACGCGCCGCCGCTCACGGACGCCCAGCGTGAAATTATGGAAATCGTCTGGGCCGAACGGGAAGTCACCGTCAGCCAGGTCTGGACCACCCTCTCGCCAAAACGGGACGTCGCCCGCAACACGGTCCAGACCCTCATCGTCCGCCTCGAGGAGAAAGGCTGGCTCACCCACCGCGAAGAGGGCCGCCTCTTCCTCTACTCCGCCGCCCGCCCCCGGACCACGTCGCTGGGAGCCAGCGTCGCCCGGATGATCGACCACCTCTTCGCCGGCTCTCCAGAAAACATGCTCATGGCCATGATGGAATACCGCGGCCTCTCCGACGACGAGAAAGAACGCATCCGGGCCCTCATCGACAACGCCACGCCTAAGCCCACCCCCAAACGCGGAAGGAAGGCGCTATGA
- a CDS encoding neutral/alkaline non-lysosomal ceramidase N-terminal domain-containing protein produces the protein MTHAADPALRVGVAQVEITPPVGFPMAGYYHERLAQGTANPLWAKAIVFQDGPVQGAWVVCDLTGVSIDLATTVRRRAAERTGIPFENIVVSATHSHTAPDYYRALYRHLGPAEEIKTDTDRERAAYTGRLVDAIAQSIADAQKGAIAAKLRSGSATQETPVSFSRRFVMRDGSQQTWVGLKHPEAVRCANPIDPEIGLLQIRRAEDDAPTGLVSNFALHLDTVGGHMWHADYPYAIEQAVRKELGEKAVSLFGTGCCGDINHADPTGAARRTAEAIGSALGTTICGGLAGLKEVEKPRLTVASRRVDLPLEPVTPAEVLQSLELVKAAQAGQTVPFLEHVLAYKRLMLDQLLRKEPTVDGTGLVSLGLSRTWRGVGESLPIDVTVFGVGDDVAIVFLPGEVFVELGLAIKQASPYRTTMVVELSQCVETIYIPTRAGSVGGGYEVTNSLVKRGSGEMLVEAAVGLLRESRAGALKP, from the coding sequence ATGACTCATGCTGCGGACCCCGCACTCCGTGTCGGCGTGGCACAGGTGGAGATCACGCCGCCTGTCGGGTTCCCGATGGCCGGCTACTACCACGAACGACTCGCCCAGGGGACCGCCAATCCGCTGTGGGCCAAGGCGATCGTCTTCCAGGACGGACCCGTGCAGGGGGCGTGGGTGGTGTGCGACCTGACCGGCGTTTCGATCGACCTGGCGACGACCGTCCGTCGCCGCGCGGCGGAGAGGACCGGGATCCCCTTTGAGAACATCGTCGTCTCGGCTACGCACTCTCACACGGCGCCGGACTACTACCGTGCGCTGTATCGCCACCTGGGACCGGCCGAGGAGATCAAGACCGACACCGATCGCGAACGGGCCGCGTATACGGGGCGGCTCGTCGACGCGATCGCGCAGTCGATCGCCGATGCTCAGAAGGGGGCTATCGCCGCGAAACTGCGGAGCGGGTCGGCGACGCAGGAGACGCCGGTGTCGTTCAGCCGGCGGTTCGTCATGCGGGATGGCAGCCAACAGACGTGGGTGGGGCTCAAGCATCCGGAGGCGGTCCGGTGTGCCAACCCGATCGATCCGGAGATCGGGCTCCTTCAGATCCGCCGCGCTGAGGACGATGCGCCGACCGGGCTTGTCAGCAACTTTGCGCTGCACCTCGACACCGTTGGCGGGCACATGTGGCATGCGGACTATCCCTATGCCATTGAGCAGGCGGTGCGGAAGGAGTTGGGGGAGAAGGCGGTGTCACTGTTCGGGACCGGGTGCTGCGGGGACATCAATCATGCGGATCCGACCGGGGCGGCGCGGCGGACGGCGGAGGCGATTGGCTCGGCGTTGGGGACGACGATCTGTGGGGGGCTGGCGGGGCTGAAGGAGGTTGAGAAGCCGCGGTTGACGGTGGCGTCGCGGCGGGTGGATCTGCCGCTGGAGCCGGTGACGCCGGCGGAGGTGTTGCAGAGTCTGGAGCTGGTGAAGGCGGCTCAGGCGGGGCAGACGGTGCCGTTTCTGGAGCACGTGCTGGCGTATAAGCGGCTGATGCTGGATCAGTTGTTGCGGAAGGAGCCGACGGTGGATGGGACGGGGCTGGTGTCGTTGGGGTTGTCGCGGACGTGGCGGGGGGTGGGGGAGTCGTTGCCGATTGATGTGACTGTGTTTGGTGTGGGCGACGATGTGGCGATTGTGTTTTTGCCGGGTGAGGTGTTTGTGGAGTTGGGTTTGGCGATCAAGCAGGCGTCGCCGTATCGGACGACGATGGTGGTGGAGCTGTCGCAGTGTGTGGAGACGATTTACATCCCGACGCGGGCGGGTTCGGTGGGTGGTGGGTATGAGGTGACGAATTCGTTGGTGAAGCGTGGTTCGGGGGAGATGTTGGTGGAGGCGGCGGTGGGTTTGTTGCGTGAGTCGCGGGCGGGGGCTTTGAAGCCTTGA
- a CDS encoding ABC transporter ATP-binding protein/permease, translating into MSSPRDSTFSRQSLSWLRQCLWDFLKSTSGPRARSWLIALLVCILLMNGMNVLNSFVLREFMSAIQGRNWPHFQWYAWTYAVVFGISTLISVSMRFAEERLGLLWRDWMTRSLTSTYIDGKIYLQLHADTGLTNPDQRISEDVRALTVTTLSLALMISNSTVAALSFAGVLWAISPMLFVVAVIYALVGSALTAYLGRPLVQLNYQQSDLEANFRGELIHVQRSADAIALAGYEGRSRHSLLDRIERLVANYRKIISVNRNVGFFTTGYNYLIQLVPIVIAAPLFIEREAEFGVIGQSTMAFSTMVTALSLIVTQIQSISAYAAVLRRLGEFANNASQAMEKRKVGCVGCKSEADCFRFHDVTLRSSLEDGEVLVRDLDLTIEKGDRLLISGNHAAQQALFRAAAGLPVIGTGSVVRPPEGRVAYIPENPFLPVATLRDMLISPDDKTTTDDEMWAVLRQLGLDTAIRRDEAGATRNWTDLLTLKQEQLVAVARAILARPDFALIDNLASALDGVTERRVLKLLQRRGITCVSFGVQLPTVEFHDRYLELGDGGTWQLTEVTPELAAERDPV; encoded by the coding sequence GTGAGCAGCCCGCGCGACAGTACCTTCAGCCGCCAATCCCTGTCGTGGCTGCGGCAATGCCTTTGGGATTTTCTCAAGTCGACCTCCGGTCCGCGGGCCCGGTCCTGGCTCATCGCACTGCTCGTCTGCATCCTGCTCATGAACGGGATGAACGTCCTCAACAGCTTCGTCCTCCGCGAATTCATGTCCGCGATCCAGGGACGGAACTGGCCCCACTTCCAGTGGTACGCCTGGACCTACGCCGTGGTCTTCGGCATCTCGACGCTGATCTCCGTCTCGATGCGGTTTGCCGAAGAACGCCTCGGCCTCCTGTGGCGGGACTGGATGACGCGGTCCCTCACCTCCACCTACATCGACGGCAAGATCTATCTCCAGCTGCACGCGGACACCGGACTGACGAACCCCGACCAGCGGATCTCCGAAGACGTCAGAGCCCTGACGGTGACGACGCTCTCGCTGGCGCTGATGATCTCGAACAGCACCGTGGCGGCCCTGTCATTTGCCGGGGTGCTGTGGGCCATCAGTCCGATGCTGTTCGTCGTCGCCGTCATTTACGCGCTCGTCGGCTCCGCCCTGACCGCGTATCTGGGGCGGCCGCTCGTTCAACTCAACTACCAGCAGTCCGACTTGGAGGCGAACTTCCGCGGCGAGCTGATCCACGTCCAGCGGTCCGCGGATGCGATCGCGCTGGCCGGCTACGAGGGGCGGAGCCGGCACAGCCTTCTCGACCGGATCGAGCGGCTGGTGGCGAACTACCGCAAGATCATCTCGGTCAACCGCAACGTCGGCTTCTTCACGACGGGTTACAACTACCTGATTCAGCTCGTGCCGATCGTGATTGCCGCGCCGCTGTTCATTGAGCGGGAGGCGGAGTTCGGCGTCATCGGACAGTCGACGATGGCGTTCTCGACGATGGTGACGGCGCTCTCCCTGATCGTGACGCAGATCCAGTCGATCTCCGCCTACGCGGCGGTGCTGAGACGGCTTGGGGAGTTCGCGAACAACGCCTCGCAGGCGATGGAGAAGCGGAAGGTGGGGTGCGTGGGCTGCAAGTCCGAGGCGGACTGCTTCCGGTTCCACGACGTGACGCTGCGGTCATCGCTCGAGGATGGGGAGGTGCTGGTCCGCGACCTCGACCTGACGATCGAGAAGGGGGACCGGCTGTTGATCTCCGGGAATCACGCGGCACAGCAGGCGCTGTTCCGGGCGGCGGCGGGGTTGCCGGTGATCGGGACCGGGAGCGTGGTCCGGCCGCCGGAGGGGCGGGTGGCGTACATCCCGGAGAACCCGTTCCTGCCAGTGGCGACGCTGCGGGACATGCTGATTTCACCCGACGACAAGACGACGACCGATGACGAGATGTGGGCCGTGCTGCGTCAGCTGGGGCTCGATACGGCGATTCGTCGGGACGAGGCTGGGGCGACGCGGAACTGGACGGATCTGTTGACGCTCAAGCAGGAGCAGCTGGTGGCGGTGGCGCGGGCGATCCTGGCTCGTCCGGACTTTGCGTTGATCGACAATCTGGCGTCGGCGCTGGATGGGGTGACGGAGCGGCGGGTGTTGAAGCTGCTGCAGCGGCGGGGGATCACGTGTGTTTCATTTGGTGTGCAGTTGCCGACGGTGGAGTTTCATGATCGGTATCTGGAGTTGGGGGACGGCGGGACGTGGCAGTTGACGGAGGTGACGCCGGAGTTGGCGGCGGAACGGGATCCGGTTTGA
- a CDS encoding SRPBCC family protein — protein sequence MKPVSFSCTDTLPQPPEAIADQILDVDRWKDFHGYGPLPGIRSAEFTLRTPQVVGSRIRVTNTDGSTHTEEIVEWNPATRLRLDMVDFSPPLSRLATRFEEAWTFERVAVGTRVVRSFTLHPRSAAARPVLWLISLLLRRAIARNLAEIRTGYVATTE from the coding sequence GTGAAACCCGTCTCCTTCTCCTGCACCGACACCCTCCCCCAGCCGCCCGAAGCGATCGCGGACCAGATCCTCGATGTCGACCGCTGGAAGGACTTCCATGGCTACGGGCCGCTCCCGGGCATCCGGTCCGCCGAATTCACCCTCCGCACGCCTCAGGTCGTCGGCTCCCGGATCCGCGTCACTAACACCGATGGCTCCACGCACACTGAAGAGATCGTCGAGTGGAATCCCGCCACGCGCCTCCGGCTCGACATGGTCGACTTCTCCCCACCCCTCTCCCGCCTCGCGACCCGCTTCGAGGAAGCCTGGACCTTCGAACGCGTCGCAGTCGGAACCCGCGTTGTGCGGTCCTTCACACTGCATCCCAGGTCCGCCGCGGCGAGGCCCGTCCTCTGGCTGATTTCGCTGCTCCTGCGACGCGCTATCGCCCGGAACCTGGCTGAGATCCGCACCGGGTACGTTGCAACGACGGAGTGA
- a CDS encoding DUF3365 domain-containing protein: MRIFRAAFCVIALGVVVANEAMKPDAESVGAQPPAEAAPVPTEPPRQPPPREPAKSQPTPRRPTVEEARDRAVLLHDLANEMLRAIHQAYYREDEGLPIPALLLRDVFQELGTRRQVEFRWLAVDADAMNVDHKAKTDFEKSAVQALAMGELMREETAEGVYRQIGVVPLTSECLKCHLPNRRSTRTRHAALMITIPVTGT; the protein is encoded by the coding sequence ATGCGAATCTTTCGAGCCGCCTTTTGCGTGATTGCCCTCGGAGTCGTTGTGGCGAACGAGGCGATGAAGCCCGATGCCGAGTCCGTCGGAGCCCAGCCGCCGGCGGAGGCGGCCCCGGTGCCGACAGAGCCGCCGCGGCAACCGCCGCCCCGGGAGCCCGCGAAGTCGCAGCCGACACCGCGGCGGCCAACGGTTGAGGAGGCTCGGGATCGGGCGGTGCTGCTCCACGATCTGGCGAACGAAATGTTGCGGGCGATTCACCAGGCGTACTACCGGGAAGACGAGGGTCTGCCGATTCCGGCGCTCCTCTTGCGGGATGTCTTTCAAGAGCTGGGGACGCGGCGGCAGGTCGAGTTCCGCTGGCTGGCGGTGGACGCCGATGCGATGAATGTCGACCACAAGGCGAAGACGGATTTTGAGAAGAGTGCCGTACAGGCGTTGGCGATGGGTGAGCTGATGCGTGAGGAGACGGCAGAGGGGGTCTACCGGCAGATCGGTGTTGTGCCGTTGACGTCGGAGTGTTTGAAGTGCCATTTGCCGAACCGTCGCAGCACGCGGACACGGCATGCCGCGCTAATGATCACGATCCCGGTCACTGGCACATGA
- a CDS encoding DUF542 domain-containing protein: protein MPTDEDNLETSATDWVIDHPQTTPLFDRHGVDYSCAGKSLRYACRQAGVEPEAFLAELLAMIRANGPGTN, encoded by the coding sequence ATGCCGACCGATGAGGACAACCTGGAGACCAGCGCGACGGACTGGGTCATCGACCACCCGCAGACGACGCCGCTGTTTGATCGGCACGGAGTCGACTACTCGTGCGCCGGGAAGTCGCTGCGGTATGCGTGCCGGCAGGCGGGCGTTGAGCCGGAGGCGTTCCTGGCGGAGCTTCTCGCGATGATCCGCGCCAATGGCCCCGGGACGAATTGA